A portion of the Citrobacter rodentium NBRC 105723 = DSM 16636 genome contains these proteins:
- the tmk gene encoding dTMP kinase: MRSKYIVIEGLEGAGKTTARNVVVETLQQLGIRDMVFTREPGGTQLAEKLRSLVLDIKSVGDEIICDKAEVLMFYAARVQLVETVIRPALANGAWVIGDRHDLSTQAYQGGGRGIDRHMLATLRDAVLGDFRPDLTLYLDVTPEVGLKRARARGELDRIEQESFDFFNRTRARYLELAAQDPGIRTIDATQPLDAVMHSIRTVVSEWVKEQGA; the protein is encoded by the coding sequence ATGCGCAGTAAGTATATCGTCATCGAGGGGCTGGAAGGCGCCGGAAAAACCACCGCGCGTAATGTGGTGGTCGAGACGCTGCAGCAGCTCGGCATTCGCGACATGGTTTTTACCCGCGAGCCGGGCGGCACGCAGCTGGCGGAAAAGTTGCGCAGCCTGGTGCTGGACATTAAATCCGTGGGCGATGAAATCATCTGCGATAAAGCGGAAGTGCTGATGTTTTACGCCGCGCGCGTGCAGCTGGTTGAAACGGTTATCAGGCCCGCACTGGCAAACGGCGCGTGGGTGATTGGCGACCGTCACGATCTCTCCACTCAGGCCTATCAGGGCGGCGGACGCGGTATCGATCGCCATATGCTGGCGACGCTGCGGGACGCGGTGCTGGGCGATTTCCGTCCCGATTTAACGCTCTACCTGGATGTGACGCCGGAGGTGGGGCTGAAACGCGCCCGCGCCCGCGGCGAGCTTGATCGCATTGAGCAGGAGTCCTTTGATTTCTTTAATCGCACCCGCGCCCGCTATCTCGAGCTTGCCGCGCAGGACCCCGGCATACGCACCATTGACGCTACGCAGCCGCTGGATGCCGTTATGCACAGCATTCGCACGGTAGTCAGCGAATGGGTGAAGGAGCAGGGCGCATGA